A single window of Sulfitobacter sp. JL08 DNA harbors:
- a CDS encoding alpha/beta hydrolase has protein sequence MNIRIISQHLAVFLVLILAGCGRAPQLIGIMNPEVSLDSVEELTKHRIFLMSTRDASDVSGVFYSSERAPELGLASVDATVPPTHITGVLERPKRLPPDPRTEFTVVNPTVYGNEAAFIAEINRELSKRSPGKREILIFIHGFNNTTSDATLRLAQFVEDTGFLGVPVLFTWASAAKGSEYVYDLNSALIARSQIGNMAAILNKTRAEKADIFAHSMGTFLAMEGLVKQHASGRLGKGTEIDNIILASPDIDLNLFETQIAELPPSIVKKMYLLVSRDDFALRFSRRIAGGVQRVGAADTEELDRLGVTVIDLSSIEDSSSGSHSKFAGSPEVVQLIGAGMNSSRRFGKTGSSTTFEELLANVPVTVVRN, from the coding sequence ATGAATATCAGAATCATTTCACAACACTTAGCGGTATTTCTTGTACTAATTCTGGCAGGATGTGGCCGTGCTCCGCAACTTATTGGCATAATGAACCCGGAGGTCTCCCTAGACTCCGTCGAAGAACTTACCAAACACAGGATTTTCCTGATGTCGACTCGGGACGCGTCCGATGTATCAGGTGTATTCTACTCGTCCGAGAGGGCACCAGAACTTGGACTTGCCTCGGTTGATGCGACCGTGCCGCCAACCCATATCACTGGGGTGCTGGAACGCCCCAAGAGGTTGCCACCTGATCCGCGCACAGAATTTACCGTCGTCAACCCGACAGTGTATGGCAATGAAGCGGCCTTTATTGCTGAAATCAATCGCGAGCTATCGAAACGTTCCCCTGGCAAGAGAGAGATTCTCATCTTTATCCACGGCTTCAACAACACAACAAGTGATGCGACTCTAAGGCTCGCTCAGTTTGTAGAAGACACGGGCTTTTTAGGTGTGCCCGTGCTTTTCACCTGGGCTTCAGCGGCAAAAGGGAGCGAGTATGTCTATGACCTCAACAGCGCTCTCATCGCGCGTTCGCAAATCGGGAATATGGCCGCGATTCTCAACAAAACAAGAGCTGAGAAAGCCGACATATTTGCGCATTCTATGGGCACATTCCTCGCCATGGAGGGGCTCGTAAAGCAACATGCATCCGGCCGCTTGGGCAAAGGAACCGAGATTGACAATATCATTCTTGCGTCACCTGACATTGATCTGAACTTGTTTGAGACCCAGATTGCCGAACTTCCGCCTTCTATCGTCAAGAAGATGTATCTCTTGGTCTCTAGGGATGACTTCGCGCTACGCTTCTCCCGCCGGATCGCAGGTGGCGTCCAGCGTGTCGGCGCAGCGGACACGGAAGAGTTAGATCGCCTTGGTGTTACCGTCATAGACCTTTCCAGCATAGAAGATTCGAGCTCCGGTAGCCATTCCAAGTTTGCGGGTTCTCCCGAAGTGGTTCAACTAATCGGCGCTGGCATGAACTCGAGCCGCCGTTTCGGCAAAACTGGCAGCAGTACTACATTCGAGGAACTTTTGGCCAACGTGCCGGTTACAGTGGTAAGAAATTAG
- a CDS encoding glycosyltransferase: MPSIELPFSVNFENPGTFKNAVVIAGDANYFRPGMLLARQIISSEKDRKFDVCVLCTEDIYVPPELVNGLRVGRVTINDTDQFRVDGRISIEAYIRIFLPHLLSEYDRICYLDADIFLRRQGLQEIFESDLTGCAIGAVRDSNLWGTSKKRRSLRRYTKRVAKMPDRYFNSGMLLLDGQKYRDILPADEAAERIKTNRHLLKMHDQSFLNMIFSHRYKLLSPRYNFPMSDEYIDILEQADPILLHFVSGGKPWYSTNNPKRIPYFDKYKEFLSEHFGINDFSIKNVSHLNRQDYVKYKNPIREYVTRRLALLRLRKAKSRALAAWHDQMRQVGGMDRDV, encoded by the coding sequence TTGCCATCCATTGAGTTACCTTTCAGTGTTAATTTCGAAAATCCCGGAACCTTCAAGAACGCAGTTGTTATCGCTGGCGACGCTAATTACTTTCGACCAGGTATGCTCCTAGCACGTCAGATAATTAGTAGTGAGAAAGACCGAAAATTTGACGTTTGCGTTCTGTGCACAGAGGATATCTACGTTCCGCCTGAATTGGTAAATGGTTTGCGGGTTGGACGAGTTACAATCAACGATACAGACCAATTTAGAGTTGACGGCAGAATTTCTATCGAGGCGTATATACGTATTTTTCTGCCACATCTTTTATCTGAGTATGACCGAATTTGCTATCTTGACGCTGATATCTTTCTGCGGCGCCAAGGATTACAGGAGATTTTTGAATCTGATCTTACCGGGTGCGCAATTGGAGCTGTGCGTGATAGCAACCTTTGGGGGACATCAAAAAAACGTCGCTCATTGCGACGGTATACTAAGCGAGTCGCGAAAATGCCTGACCGATATTTTAACTCCGGCATGCTTTTGCTGGACGGCCAGAAGTACAGAGATATCTTGCCAGCAGATGAAGCGGCAGAAAGGATTAAGACGAATCGGCATCTTCTTAAAATGCATGACCAATCATTTTTGAATATGATCTTCAGTCATCGCTACAAGTTGCTCAGCCCAAGATATAATTTTCCAATGTCAGATGAATACATCGATATTTTGGAGCAAGCCGACCCAATCCTGCTTCATTTTGTTTCTGGAGGTAAGCCTTGGTATTCGACAAACAATCCAAAAAGAATACCGTATTTTGATAAATATAAAGAATTTCTTAGCGAGCACTTCGGGATTAATGATTTTTCGATTAAAAATGTTTCCCATCTAAACCGTCAAGACTATGTTAAATACAAGAACCCGATCAGGGAATACGTAACGCGAAGACTTGCGCTGTTGCGGTTGAGAAAAGCAAAGTCACGTGCGCTGGCGGCCTGGCACGATCAAATGAGGCAGGTAGGCGGAATGGACCGTGACGTATAG
- a CDS encoding O-fucosyltransferase family protein — MANLLSLFRRPKSRPGGYLLIKRWGAGFWSDVDMVVTHLLAADLMQRKPIVQWGTEGPYANGTADTFDLYFEPVSDTLASDLSGSIYPTNWTNSNLLDELPFPHTGEIHEIFGGYHLCGEKGLVPKSDRLFRFLRHREEDIVVVYCWQDANRILRRSPRRRATMQDLRIEMMRDRIILKPELQDQIATYRATNLDGHPVMSVHLRGSDKVYENSLLNAQNEAAFALSRDWIEGDGRNLIFLATDTARYVNRWKEAFGEDRVRLQNCLRSEHETPNFLREGSDGYRNGCEVILDTYIAAGCDRFVGNSSSTVARYVAAIGQFPPDRLHWLDQ, encoded by the coding sequence ATGGCCAACCTTCTTTCGCTTTTTCGCCGCCCCAAAAGTAGGCCTGGTGGCTATCTCCTGATCAAACGGTGGGGCGCAGGATTCTGGTCAGATGTGGACATGGTTGTGACTCACCTTCTCGCAGCTGACTTGATGCAGAGAAAACCCATCGTACAGTGGGGCACGGAGGGACCATATGCCAATGGCACAGCGGACACTTTTGATTTGTACTTTGAACCTGTATCAGACACCCTAGCTTCAGATTTAAGCGGTTCAATCTACCCGACGAACTGGACCAACTCAAACCTCTTGGATGAATTACCATTCCCTCATACCGGTGAGATCCATGAAATATTTGGCGGCTATCATCTTTGTGGGGAAAAGGGTCTTGTGCCGAAATCAGACCGGCTGTTCAGATTTCTCAGGCATCGTGAAGAAGATATTGTCGTCGTCTATTGCTGGCAAGATGCTAACAGAATCCTGCGAAGGTCCCCGCGTCGCCGAGCCACAATGCAAGATTTACGGATCGAGATGATGCGAGATCGCATTATTTTGAAACCCGAATTGCAGGACCAGATCGCCACCTATCGCGCCACGAACCTGGATGGGCACCCGGTGATGTCCGTGCATTTACGCGGCTCCGATAAAGTATATGAAAACTCTCTTTTAAATGCTCAGAATGAAGCTGCGTTCGCATTGTCACGTGACTGGATCGAAGGTGATGGGAGAAACCTAATTTTTCTCGCAACTGACACCGCCAGATACGTTAATCGCTGGAAGGAGGCGTTCGGTGAGGACCGGGTCAGGTTACAAAACTGCCTGCGAAGCGAGCACGAGACGCCCAATTTCCTGCGGGAGGGATCGGACGGATATCGCAATGGATGCGAGGTCATCCTAGATACCTATATTGCAGCGGGATGCGACCGCTTCGTCGGTAATTCTAGCTCCACTGTGGCTAGATATGTGGCGGCCATTGGGCAATTTCCACCGGATCGGTTGCATTGGCTGGATCAGTAA
- a CDS encoding sulfotransferase family 2 domain-containing protein yields the protein MISKLRSKFEKYSTRQNALQQVRENGFWFVDIPRTSSSSIKAELGLHFGPAYGKANLIETEYATKQWLNDHVPAREMRTMIGKKYWQDLYTFTFVRNPYDRIASLYHYLRKRSEIPREWSFSEFVRRLLNANKKTEYFRFHGLRYGAADFVLGKDGTVLVENIFKYENRSDGIRQIADKLGLKEFGECHVQGASPVGQNYRIMYDDQTRELVSQRFATDLKLFDYRF from the coding sequence ATGATAAGCAAGCTGCGTAGTAAATTCGAAAAGTATTCAACAAGGCAAAACGCCCTACAGCAAGTGCGGGAAAACGGGTTTTGGTTCGTTGATATACCGCGCACCTCTTCCTCTTCGATTAAGGCGGAACTCGGCCTCCACTTCGGCCCCGCATATGGGAAAGCCAACTTAATCGAAACGGAATATGCCACGAAACAATGGTTGAATGATCATGTGCCAGCCAGAGAAATGCGCACAATGATTGGTAAGAAATACTGGCAGGATTTGTATACTTTTACCTTTGTACGCAATCCCTATGACAGGATTGCATCTTTATACCATTACTTGAGAAAGCGTAGTGAGATTCCCAGAGAATGGAGTTTTTCAGAGTTTGTTCGCAGACTCTTAAACGCTAACAAAAAAACAGAGTATTTCCGTTTCCACGGGCTGAGATACGGTGCTGCAGATTTTGTTTTGGGCAAAGATGGAACCGTTCTTGTTGAAAATATTTTCAAATATGAGAATCGGAGCGACGGTATCAGACAGATAGCTGATAAGCTTGGGCTAAAAGAATTCGGTGAGTGTCATGTCCAAGGCGCTTCTCCGGTAGGTCAAAACTACCGCATAATGTACGATGATCAAACACGGGAACTGGTTTCGCAACGCTTTGCGACAGACCTTAAGTTGTTTGATTATAGATTTTGA
- a CDS encoding FkbM family methyltransferase, whose translation MEKQDKSSEGSDAIPEVLVHTFANGIRVPQDALLSVQRDRYETLGSGNVHEPEEEAWFQTILEQTGDTGTYVDVGAAIGYYVALVLRSKLEWKVISLEPNPDMRVFLSQTLDLNSIDRAKVYVIPKALYDKDGSAPFRLQSFGSAILENSSRENGHFDFLKRALMTIVRPLGKQNEGEVLNVPTLSFRALAREAGGPIDLLKMDIQGGERTVVPAAEEFLNNGAVKWLIIGTHGDKAHDACIRTLRQKFEIVDDRRVVRGQPDGLIVARFRE comes from the coding sequence ATGGAAAAACAAGACAAAAGCTCTGAAGGCTCGGACGCAATACCAGAGGTTTTGGTTCATACTTTTGCGAATGGAATCAGGGTTCCACAGGATGCGCTGCTGTCGGTTCAGCGCGACCGCTACGAGACCTTGGGCAGCGGTAATGTACATGAACCGGAAGAGGAGGCTTGGTTTCAAACCATCCTAGAGCAAACTGGAGACACAGGAACATATGTCGATGTAGGTGCTGCCATCGGCTACTACGTTGCGTTGGTACTTAGGTCAAAGCTGGAGTGGAAAGTCATATCCTTGGAGCCAAACCCCGATATGCGGGTTTTTTTGAGTCAGACTCTTGACCTCAACAGCATCGATCGAGCCAAGGTTTATGTGATTCCGAAGGCGCTGTACGACAAAGATGGCAGCGCACCCTTTCGGTTGCAATCTTTCGGCTCCGCTATTCTGGAAAATTCCTCTCGCGAAAATGGGCATTTTGATTTCTTGAAAAGAGCACTGATGACGATTGTAAGGCCTCTTGGAAAACAGAATGAGGGTGAGGTTCTCAATGTTCCGACTCTTAGTTTTAGAGCGCTGGCGAGGGAAGCCGGTGGTCCAATCGATCTATTGAAGATGGACATTCAGGGTGGCGAAAGAACGGTTGTACCTGCGGCTGAAGAGTTTCTCAACAACGGTGCCGTTAAATGGCTAATTATTGGAACTCACGGGGATAAGGCACACGATGCCTGCATCAGGACGCTGCGCCAAAAGTTCGAAATCGTTGATGACAGACGAGTTGTTCGAGGCCAACCCGATGGTCTGATAGTCGCGCGATTCCGAGAATGA
- a CDS encoding complex I NDUFA9 subunit family protein, producing the protein MSKLVTIYGGSGFVGRYVARRMAKEGWRVRVAVRRPNEAMFVKPYGVVGQVEPILCNIRDDASVAAAMSGADAVINCVGILAEAGKNKFDTVQAEGAERVARLAAAEGVSRLVQLSAIGANTESDSEYARTKALGEAGVLKHMPDAMILRPSIVFGAEDGFFNRFAGMARFGPVLPVVGADTLFQPVYVDDVAQAAVLGATGKAAGGVYELGGPDVSTFRELMGQMLGVIRRRRLVLNIPFWAASIMGFVFDMTHTVSFGLIPAQITCDQVRNLRNDNIVSEGAKGLADLGIKATALEAVLPDYLWRFRPSGQYDTIKESAVKMRAQE; encoded by the coding sequence ATGTCCAAACTGGTCACCATTTATGGCGGGTCCGGCTTTGTGGGCCGATACGTTGCGCGGCGCATGGCAAAAGAAGGCTGGCGTGTTCGCGTGGCGGTGCGGCGACCGAACGAAGCGATGTTTGTGAAACCCTACGGCGTCGTGGGACAGGTCGAACCGATCCTGTGCAACATCCGCGATGACGCGTCTGTTGCCGCCGCAATGTCCGGGGCCGATGCGGTGATCAACTGCGTGGGTATTCTGGCGGAAGCCGGCAAGAACAAGTTTGATACGGTACAGGCCGAAGGCGCCGAACGTGTCGCCAGACTGGCTGCGGCCGAAGGCGTATCGCGTCTTGTCCAACTGTCTGCCATCGGGGCCAACACAGAATCCGACAGTGAATATGCCCGCACCAAGGCTCTGGGCGAAGCGGGTGTTCTGAAACACATGCCCGATGCGATGATCCTGCGTCCTTCAATTGTGTTCGGGGCCGAGGATGGTTTTTTCAACCGGTTTGCAGGCATGGCGCGCTTTGGCCCGGTTCTGCCCGTTGTGGGCGCGGATACATTGTTCCAGCCGGTCTATGTCGATGATGTCGCGCAGGCCGCCGTTCTGGGTGCCACAGGCAAGGCTGCGGGCGGTGTTTACGAGTTGGGCGGTCCGGATGTCAGCACGTTCCGTGAATTGATGGGCCAGATGCTGGGTGTCATCCGCCGGCGCCGGCTGGTTCTGAACATACCGTTCTGGGCCGCATCGATCATGGGATTTGTCTTTGACATGACCCATACTGTGTCGTTCGGGTTGATCCCGGCCCAGATCACCTGCGATCAGGTGCGCAATCTGCGCAATGACAACATTGTTTCCGAAGGCGCAAAGGGATTGGCGGATCTGGGGATCAAAGCCACCGCGCTTGAGGCTGTGCTGCCGGATTATCTGTGGCGGTTCCGTCCGTCCGGGCAATATGACACCATCAAGGAATCCGCGGTGAAAATGCGCGCTCAGGAATAG
- a CDS encoding undecaprenyl-diphosphate phosphatase: MTLFNLILVALVQGVTEFLPVSSSGHLILLPSLTGMNDQGQVIDVAVHVGSLVAVVMYFWTDVRMALHGLKRLAVGKVDTDGAILAFCLCLSTLPVAVAGLIIAVAGWEEHLRSVALIGWTMLIFGVVLYWADRTGPNAKTSAHWTAKDAVVMGLWQVLALLPGTSRSGITITGARRLGYKREDAARLGMLMSIPTILASGFLVGGEVFATANVETARAGAIAAVFSFIAALVALMLMMRLLRSVSFTPYVIYRIALGLVLLVIAYS, encoded by the coding sequence ATGACTTTGTTCAATTTGATACTTGTAGCCCTTGTCCAGGGGGTGACCGAGTTTTTGCCTGTGTCGTCTTCCGGCCACCTTATTCTGCTGCCGTCACTGACCGGGATGAACGATCAGGGGCAGGTTATCGATGTTGCCGTTCACGTCGGATCGCTTGTGGCGGTTGTGATGTATTTCTGGACCGACGTGAGGATGGCCCTGCATGGCCTGAAGCGTCTGGCCGTCGGCAAGGTTGACACCGATGGCGCCATACTTGCGTTCTGTCTGTGTCTGTCCACACTTCCGGTTGCGGTTGCGGGCCTGATCATCGCGGTGGCCGGATGGGAAGAACACCTGCGTTCTGTCGCACTGATCGGGTGGACCATGCTGATTTTTGGTGTGGTTCTGTACTGGGCCGACAGAACCGGACCAAATGCTAAAACCAGCGCGCACTGGACAGCAAAAGATGCGGTTGTCATGGGATTGTGGCAGGTGCTTGCCCTGCTTCCGGGAACATCTCGATCGGGCATAACGATCACCGGCGCCCGGCGTCTGGGCTACAAGCGAGAGGACGCCGCCCGGCTTGGCATGTTGATGTCAATCCCGACGATCCTTGCCTCCGGCTTTCTGGTCGGAGGGGAAGTGTTCGCAACAGCAAATGTGGAAACCGCCCGCGCCGGTGCGATCGCAGCCGTATTTTCGTTTATCGCCGCTTTGGTGGCGCTGATGCTGATGATGCGCCTTTTGCGCAGTGTCAGTTTCACGCCCTACGTGATCTACAGAATCGCCCTCGGGCTGGTTCTTCTGGTCATCGCCTATTCCTGA
- a CDS encoding NAD(P)-dependent oxidoreductase: MAKQPMLKFVNIERIMPEKRDAQARSADFDEIYAEYADEKAKEQASRCSQCGVPYCQTHCPLHNNIPDWLRLTAEGRLQEAYELSQATNTFPEICGRICPQDRLCEGNCVIEQSGHGTVTIGSVEKYLTDTAWEKGWVKPIDPGQERAESVGIIGAGPGGLAAADVLRRAGIQVTIYDRYDRAGGLLTYGIPGFKLEKDVVMRRNEQLEQGGVKFELNCNVGEDISFEDLRARHDAILVATGVYKTRDLQAPGSAAEGVVSAIEFLTASNRKSFGDAVPEFDSGALNAQGKRVVVIGGGDTAMDCVRTSVRQGAVSVKCLYRRDRANMPGSQREVQNAEEEGVVFEWLSAPKGFAGDPVTGVMVQKMRLGAPDATGRQAPEVIEDADYVEDADLVIKALGFEPEDLPTLWNQPELEVTRWGTIKADFTTGATALPGVYAVGDIVRGASLVVWAIKDGRDAAAAILDQFNAAAAVAAE, from the coding sequence TTGGCCAAACAGCCCATGCTTAAATTCGTGAACATTGAGCGGATCATGCCCGAAAAGCGGGATGCGCAAGCGCGCAGCGCCGATTTCGATGAAATCTATGCCGAATATGCCGACGAAAAGGCAAAGGAACAGGCAAGCCGGTGCAGCCAGTGTGGGGTGCCCTATTGCCAGACCCATTGCCCGCTGCACAACAATATCCCCGACTGGCTGCGTTTGACTGCCGAAGGCCGTCTGCAAGAAGCCTACGAGCTTAGCCAGGCCACGAATACCTTTCCCGAAATATGCGGACGGATCTGCCCCCAGGATCGCCTGTGCGAAGGCAATTGCGTGATCGAGCAATCAGGCCACGGCACAGTTACAATCGGTTCGGTCGAAAAGTACCTAACGGATACGGCATGGGAAAAAGGCTGGGTCAAACCGATTGATCCGGGTCAGGAACGCGCCGAAAGCGTTGGAATTATCGGTGCCGGCCCCGGCGGTCTGGCCGCGGCGGATGTGTTGCGCCGCGCCGGCATACAAGTCACTATTTATGACCGTTATGACCGCGCAGGCGGATTGCTGACCTACGGTATTCCCGGTTTCAAACTGGAAAAAGACGTGGTGATGCGCCGCAACGAACAGCTGGAACAAGGCGGCGTCAAGTTTGAGCTGAATTGCAACGTGGGCGAAGACATTTCGTTCGAAGACCTGCGCGCGCGCCATGATGCAATTCTGGTTGCGACCGGCGTTTACAAGACACGCGATCTGCAGGCCCCCGGCAGCGCCGCAGAGGGTGTTGTAAGCGCGATTGAATTCCTGACGGCAAGCAACCGCAAAAGTTTCGGCGATGCCGTGCCGGAATTCGATTCCGGCGCGCTGAATGCCCAGGGCAAGCGGGTTGTCGTGATTGGCGGCGGCGACACGGCAATGGATTGTGTCCGCACGTCTGTCCGTCAGGGGGCTGTGTCGGTCAAGTGTCTGTACCGGCGGGATCGCGCCAACATGCCCGGATCACAACGCGAAGTGCAGAACGCCGAAGAAGAAGGTGTTGTGTTTGAATGGCTTAGCGCGCCCAAAGGTTTTGCAGGCGATCCCGTGACAGGTGTTATGGTGCAAAAGATGCGTCTTGGCGCACCGGACGCAACAGGGCGTCAGGCCCCCGAAGTGATCGAAGACGCCGATTATGTCGAAGACGCCGATCTTGTGATCAAGGCGCTGGGTTTTGAACCGGAAGACCTGCCCACACTCTGGAACCAGCCAGAACTTGAAGTTACACGCTGGGGCACCATCAAGGCAGATTTCACGACAGGCGCCACGGCTTTGCCGGGGGTTTATGCCGTGGGCGATATTGTGCGCGGGGCATCCCTTGTGGTGTGGGCAATCAAGGACGGGCGCGATGCAGCGGCGGCCATACTTGACCAGTTCAACGCGGCGGCGGCTGTGGCGGCCGAATAA
- a CDS encoding GFA family protein: protein MCGAVTLRAQRGAPVIRACHCDMCRRWTSSMFMSIPCDQDTITVDGPARVFRSSEWAERAFCDTCGSALWYMTVHDRHRNLAAGLFQNAAGNTLNLEFNSDQKPDGYALAGDHQRLSEAETIALFTSGTGGPS from the coding sequence ATGTGCGGTGCCGTCACTCTGCGCGCCCAGCGCGGTGCGCCGGTTATCCGGGCCTGCCACTGCGACATGTGCCGCCGCTGGACAAGCAGCATGTTCATGTCGATCCCCTGTGATCAGGATACGATCACCGTCGACGGGCCAGCCAGAGTTTTCCGGTCTTCCGAATGGGCCGAACGGGCGTTTTGTGACACCTGCGGGTCCGCGCTTTGGTACATGACGGTCCATGACCGACACCGCAATCTGGCGGCGGGCCTGTTTCAGAATGCGGCCGGCAACACGCTGAACCTTGAATTCAACAGCGACCAGAAACCGGACGGTTATGCGCTGGCTGGCGATCATCAACGATTGAGCGAAGCGGAAACAATTGCGCTGTTTACATCCGGCACTGGTGGGCCATCATGA
- a CDS encoding GFA family protein, with protein sequence MTNTTGRCLCGEVRVTVTAPLDAISACHCDMCRRWSGSVQMGIAVDSDHVQVSGPVKRHQSSSFAERAWCDHCGSALWLRDTSGANARFIELVPGLFDNAGDASLVREVYADKCPTGYAFRGDHNRITKADYEKNNPFVREEDTP encoded by the coding sequence ATGACCAACACGACCGGCAGATGCCTGTGCGGCGAAGTCCGCGTGACCGTCACAGCCCCACTGGACGCGATTTCGGCGTGTCATTGCGATATGTGCCGCCGCTGGAGCGGATCGGTGCAAATGGGCATTGCGGTCGATAGTGATCATGTACAGGTCAGCGGCCCCGTCAAACGCCACCAGTCGTCTTCTTTTGCCGAACGCGCCTGGTGTGACCACTGCGGATCCGCACTTTGGCTGCGCGACACCTCCGGAGCGAATGCACGATTTATCGAACTTGTGCCGGGCCTGTTTGACAACGCGGGCGATGCAAGCCTTGTCCGAGAAGTTTACGCAGACAAATGCCCCACCGGTTACGCATTTCGCGGCGATCACAATCGGATCACCAAAGCGGATTATGAAAAGAACAACCCCTTCGTTCGAGAGGAAGATACACCATGA